caagctgagttcatagccttcaagctgctaggtttactttagagtgttaaacacttgggttggggttataagctttatcattctaagcttattaaacacttgggaagtaaggttcatagtttGTTTATCgctatcgaggtgtagttcgggtatagaaatttcaaaggtattcctattcttagttcctttctgtattgtttcattagttcttatagtttttctctactcatttCCTAACTTGCTGTTTTTATtcatggttaggcatctaagttctttgagcTTAAGGTTTCATATCGGTAAGTTCTTCATCTCGGTGGTTTAGATTTATTtccttttagaatactcacctctttattaatggtttttaggagtgttccaaaatcccgtccttgttctcacatcccgatatttggtaaggaaaataggatagtattatatgtttatatgattatgttatatgtttttatatgttatgattatgctatagtatgtttttatgtgttatgaatgttttggggcttatagttgctatatagcaaaccccaatacttttatgctttggggcttatagttgcttaactagcaaacctcattgtagtttgaggcttatagttacttagttagcaaaccccaatagttaccatgtacatgggttagaattatgatatatgtgttatagtatatgatatatgttcatagttatgtgtatgattatgtttcatgcttgtagtagattttccttgctggcattaggctcattcctttatgttttatatgtgcaggaaaatagtatggctatggaagattcttggcaacttgggattgtgtattgagggagaatggaatcggtggactgcgcgaacgattcgaggatgaagttgtttaagtcttttaattatgatttctatgtatttccgcacttaatattgtaaccattttatttaagatttaagttatgttatgttttattttcaaaataatgggatcccatatcctaaccgaatttttatgtatttaactttTCCCTTAcaaattttaataaagttataactATTTCGTATGTAAGTTTTcctaagaatagtgtctatgtatagtagttattaatggtccaaagtctagaataagttgggtcattacatcactTGAGCACCTTTAACACGGTAATGAGGGCTATCAATGTCGGatatgagctcagatgcatgctttTCCCAACCACACTCAAAAGTtggtttgaaaattttctaaggCTCTCGATCTCGTCATGGGAGTAGCTCTCTAAGGAATTCAAGAAAAAATTCCAGTCTGCGAAAAGCATCAAACTTGAAACTtcctccttgaaaaatataaggCAACAATCAAGGAAATTGTTAAAGAGTTACTTGGCAAAATTTAATATAGAAGTAGCTTGAGCTCGCAACGTTGATGACAGCGGTCACCTCATGGCAGTGTGAGTCAGAGTATTACCGGGAAGTCCCatttgggatgatatgcaaaggAAGCCCGTGAGAACAATAATTGAGTTCACCACTCGAGCTCAAAGGTTCGTCAATGTAAAAGAGGCGAGTTTAAAACTTAAACTAGCTCATCTCCCCTCAacaactacaacgacaaacattAACTTAGCCACAAACTCGGCCAAGCCATCTATGACTCAACCTTCAAGGGACAATTATTTTAagagagaagaatgaaggaaataaccccgaggcagacAGGGGTAAAAAGAAGAAATGAGATAAGCATTTCTCCATATACACCGTGTATACCGAACTCATAGACACTCGTGAGAACATATTTGTCGCAAATAAAAATCAGGTCCCATTTAGACGACCTGAAGGAATTCGACATCAACGTAGCAAGAGAGATTCGAATAAGTTCTGCAGATTCCACAGAGACATAGGTCATACAATTGAGGAATGTAGAcggctgaaagatgagatcgagggGCTAATCTCGAGGGGTTACCTCAGACAATATGTCCGAAACTGGAATCAAGCCCAGGCTCCGCCTAATCAAAGGGCAGCTCTAGCTCAACCCGCTCAACAAGCCGCGACACCACCTGCAAGGGAGGATAATCGACCTCCCCCaatcgatggagaagatgtaataaccatcgctGGGGGACCTCACATTGCAAGGGCAAGCATAAATGCTCAAAAGAAGTATGTCCAAGAACTGAAGACGGGAGATAGAACTCCTTACACGCCTTAACCGCGAGCTCCGAAACAACAGAGGGTGGAAGCCCAACCGATCACTTTTACCGAAGAGGACTCTTCCCACGTacaatttcctcacaatgaccccatgCTCATAATATTCCAACTCAAAAATAAGAGGGTTCGCCGAGTCCTCATCGATATCTTTTATAAGGTGAcactggaaaaaatggggttgtccaACGACCCTGTACGGATTCTCAGGGGAGGGAATCATCAGTacaggatccatcgagctcccaaTCATCTTAGGAGACTATCCAATCTCAATAACTAAGATGCTGAAATTTATAGTAGTGGACACCCCACTAGCCTACAATGTCTTGCTCAGTTGACTAACCCTGATCGGGATGGGGGCAATCacatctgttaggcatttggtCGTAAAATTCCCAACGCCTAGTGGTATCAGGACGTTGAAATGAGATCAATTAGTAGCCCGAGATTGCTAGAGTACCTCCATGAGGGGAAAAGGCTAAACCAATGCATAGGCACTGATAACTATAGAGGAAATTAAAGAAAAAATCTACAAGGTTGAAGAAGAAATCGACCCCATGGTAGAAGAAGACAGGGCCAACCTTGGTCCCATTGAAAAGCTCGAAGACATGCAACTCGATGATAAGGAAATTGCCATGGTGGTAAAAATTGGGAAGAACCTCACAAAGGAAGCGatatagcaattaatttgcttcttaaagGAAAATCAAGATGTATTCATGTGGTTGCATTCATACATGATCGGGATTAGTCCCAATGTTATAAGCCAAGCACTAACCATCAACAAAACTTCCCTCCGAAGCAGCAGAAACAAAGAATCCTCGACGATGAGAGGAAAAAGATGttgaaagaggaggtcgacaGACTGAAGGAAAATCAGTTTATTCAAGATGTTTTCTCCCCGGAATGGATAGCTAACCCAGTACTGGTCCCCAAATCGAATGGAAGATTATTTTCTGTTGCCTCAAATTGATCAGCTCGTTGCTGCAACCGCAAGTCATgatatcatgtcattcatggaagcatattctggatataaccagatagcaatGCATGCACCTAATCAGGAGCAAACGAGCTGTATGATAGacaaagggctatattgttacaaTGTAATGCCTTTTGGGCTAAAAAATGCTGGAGCGACATACTAAAGACTGGTAAATCGAATGTTTATTGAACATATTGGAAacaatatggaagtgtatgtggatgatatgctagtcaagttcaaacacaataataaccatgttgacgacctcGTAGAATGCTTCGCTATActtcgaaagtataacatgagactcaacccacaaaagtgctcattcGAGGTATCTTTGGGAAAGTTCTAAGGATTTATAGTGAACGCTCGAGGCATCGAGGCAATCCCAGATAAGATCAAAGCAttaatcgatatgccttcacctcgaaagcataaagacgtCCAAAGTTTGACGAAACGAATGGTGGCTTTAAGTAGGTTCAcaattctttaatctttttagagagggcaagaagttcgagtggttAGACTAGTACGAGCTCACCTTTCAGGCTCTCAAAAAGCACCTCGCTGAGCCACCAATCATATCCAAACCAGTCACGAGGGAAATATTGTACTTATaactcgctacaaccgagcatgcaatcagtgcaaTAATTGTTCAGGAGGATTAGAAAGTACAAAGACCAgtctactacgtcagcaaaagactACTAGGAGCTGAATCGAGATATCCACTAATGGAAAAACTAACACTATTCCTAGTtcatgcatctcgaaagcttcgaccttactttcaaaTGCATCTGATTCATGTGTTGGCCGATCATCCATTGAGACAAATATTAGCAAAACTTGAAGCATTTGGAAGACTATTAAAGTGGGTGGTCAAACTCTAGCAgttcgagatcacataccacccgagaacgatGATAAAAGGCCAGGCCTTGGCTGACTTGATAGATGAATGTACAAGAATCACCAATGAAGAAGTCATGACCCCTGCTcacgagctgtggagactttatgttgatggatcctccaatgagaCCGGATCGGGGGCAGGCATTATCTTAATAAATCCATTAGGAAACAAGTTCCACACAACCTtaaggtttggtttcgaggatACAAATAACGAGGTTGAATATGAGGCACTGTTAGTAGGGCTTCGAGGAGCTTGCGAGCTAAAAGCTAAGGCcatacactgctatagtgattctcagttggTGGTTAACCACGTGTTATGAGAGTACCAGACTCGAGGGATTAAAATGGCAGCATCTCTGGAAAAAGCCAAAGAAGCATTCGAACAATTCAAGTTCTACATGATCGAGCAGGTTGTGCAAGAATATAActcgaatgcagacgccctagctcgactcgccacaacTAGGGAAGCTGAATCACTAAATGCGGTACTAGTAAAGTTCTTGCCAGAACAAAGCATAATTGAGCCCGACAAGGTCTAGGTCGACATGATAGACTCACAGCCTACTTGGATGACACCTATAATCGACTACCTCGAATCTGGGAGCCTACCTGTAGACCGAAATGAGGCTTGaaaacttatgtacaaaataccaaggtATAATATCTTGGAAGAGAGATTATACAAAAAAAGGATATTCTATATCGTTATTGCGATGTGTAACCCCATCTGAACCTAAGAAAAtccttgaagaaattcatgaaggattttgtggagatcacgatGGGGGCACAACCTCTCGAAGAAAGTAATAAGACAAAGATATTTCTGACCGATAGTAAAGGCAGACTCATTTGAATACGTAAAGCACTACATTAAGTGTCAACGATTCGCCTCGATACCTTGAGCTCCACcaaccgagctcaccatgatgagttctccttggccattcgcggtatggagAATTGACCTCATTGGATCCTTACAACCGGAGAAAGGTGGAGTCAAATATGTGGTAGTGGTTGTAGACTACTtaacaaaatggaccgaggctgaacctctggcCATAATCACCTCAAAGAAGGTTCTGGACTTTGTGGTTAGGAACATCATTTGGAAGTATGGAATGCCAAGGGAAATTGTGAATTCCCTTAAGCTTGGCTAGATTTGGAATTAATGAGTTCCAATGTTCAACTTGAATTTCTTTGGAAATATAAGCATGATGGATGCAAATGAATGATGCTAATGgaggtggagatggtggtggccAATAAGGATCGTCATATGTGTACTCTTCCATTACCATGAGATCACTATATTGAAGACTGATAACTTGTTGAATGAAGTGTGATGGTGGATTCAACCTTTTATCACTACTTTGCTTAAACAATTTATCCAAATCTTGGGTAGAGATAACATTCGACATTATTGTATTCTCTCCCTTTTCTTCGttactttggattgaagagggctccATTTGATGTTCAAATTCTTCCATTGGCAGCTCCATCTCCTTAGCACTCCCCAAATAAACCTCTTCACTTTGTGCTTTCCCCCTTGAATTTTCCAAATTCATTAAGGATGAAGCTTGGCTTTGAATTAAGGCATCATTTTTAGCCATATACTCCATCAATACCTCTAATGAACTTGATTGAGCTGCTTGGTGAGGTTTCTCTTCTATAATTACTTCTTGAAAATTATCCCAATTTTCCTCATTTGGTCCTTGAGTACAAGTGTCAAAAGTTGGCTCCATATTGTTATAATTGCTCTCCCACCCTTGGCTGTTCATTGAACAATTCCAGTACCACCATTCATTGTATTTTTccatgtcttccaacatccaataggcttcatcCATGTATACttggtagaaattggtggtaccatctcctctttctacccaCTCTCTTGCTTCGACATTCAACCCATTGAGGAAGACCTCTAATTGACACTCTTTGGACAAACCATGGTTTGGGAATCGTATTAACAAAGTTTTGTATCTCCACCATGCCTTGTATAAAGGCTCCAAGTCGTGTTGAAAAAAAATTCACGAGGACTTGCATATGAGACATCTCAAGTTCCTCGCAAGACAAACAAcaaacatagaaaaaaaaacataaaaggaaaaaaggaaaaaaaatgaaaataaaatataaaaaccaaattatAATAAAGAAtaaattatatttgatattgattaaatagtcccccgcaacggcgccaaaaacttgatcgatAAAATAACACATGCAAGTATACCTGGCCGTGACAAGTAATAATTTCCGTAAGAACGGGATCGCCCCACAGAGAATACtactcaattaccaataatttaCTCTTGGTTTCTCTTTGACTATCAAAATTCagactaattaataataaaaactaAATTAACCAAAGCAATAATAACAAGTTATTCAAGAataaagacctagggtattaatttcatcaactaattCATTTGTCAATTTAACTATTGCAGCACAATTCAATCTTCAAATTCTATCTTATAGTAGGTTATCAAATACAATCTTAATTTTTTATCAAGATAAAAAGACATCAACCTATATGCAATTCTTCTACATATCTGTGACAGATTTTAACACATAGCAGACATTAAACATCATAACCCTAAAAACTACACAAATCATATAGATACTATCGTCCTATATGCAATctatgtgtaatgccccgaaatccctaatgcggtttaatggctggattagtaggccgggagggccataattgtttaattatgccattaactgattatatgcatgtttatgtgaattatattataatatgatgttatatgcatgcatgtgggtccgcatttgactattatgatattttggtaatttggcctattaagggcatatttgtatatttgggtgcatattgtgatttatgaatgagatcccattattatggtgATATATTCGAGatgttcggcatgagacgatcttatattataaattagcggttttgtcataacgggggtcttttattgggatattgagtaatgggaaagttatttgatgataaattgggagttgttgagatcaggaggaaattctgaaagttttgactataatgtccccgggggtgttttcgggaccccgagcactaggttttatttgaggttacttaagcttgaagtagcttgtcagatagaaccgtacgttagaaaacctctcgttctcttcccgttagttcattttaccgttcgaggcatttttgaaggaatctcgagttctaggagtcggaatcaagcgaggatcgaggcatagcgatcctaggaaagattaaaagcttcttgaccgaaggatttgacgagaaacaacccaatcaaaggtaatctaagttttaagttttgagtttttagagtttctaagcttagaattagcttttgtgaatcgttgagtttttggttcgttcgagcctcgaaatttgatggttttggatcattgggaagcttgggaactttgattgttgatttgtaagtgtttaggtatgtttttggagggtttagGATGAATACAAACGAGTTTagggatggttctgggttgggggccgcaacCCTAGCTCGAAGAAACTGGTGGAGTGATTTTGcctttctgggcgccgcggccctaggtgtagggtgccgcggcccttgctcctggagtggctgggggctgcgactcaaggtgttagggccgcagcccttggacaggtttgagcccgtttgagtgttttggccccgggaacttggttttaggcctcgggattgttcctactacccggattagtggggattgatgtctcggaagTTAAATCTTTGTTTGGGAACCtcttattattcattttattgatggtgtcccatatttggttatgactagatgaccgctaaaggactaaaagtcagatcgttctcaagggtcgttcatttattCATTCTccctcgaatcagaggtaagaaaactgcaccctgtgtatatgacatgcatgattgttattgaggcatgatGGTTGATAAATGTAgaaattgattgcatattaaatgctagaggATGTTTTTtacttgtgaatggtactgattagtcagggatggcactggtcgcgtatcactgacctaagagtcggaaacgacataagcgtcctgaacgcagggccaaatgaagattatatctaatggatatcagtgttgaatgactctaaggcattaacactggaccgaccctaaggttgatgaatcttataagcgcttgactagtctaagctagttactcagagccaaggcctaaggcctaggtgattgcTTGTCACGTGgttagggaacagtgttccatagttatgactctatggtcatgaggtaggttatgttggtgactagtcatcatgcacctaacctgtttaagctactgaaaggttcacttatctgtttaagccctggtgaccctatcgtcacatggcttaagggagttgtacccaccttagtgacttttgcgactgtcactcgtctgttttggactgaaagtcctgattgattattatgatcattgttgatgttatatcatgctatattgtgttttcttgctgggccttggctcatgggtgttatgtggtgtaggtaaaggaaaagaaaagctcacccagccttgagtggagagcttaggtggtgttgtgtacatatgcggcggcttgaccatcacgaccaaggagttctcagaggaccaagggggtttaccctatttttgccgcttaggtcggcgggtatgtaaatttgaaacagtaatgaccattttgagttataaataacttgtaaatgtttttttatgggcccatgaaaagatttatgtatttaataaatatatcctttcctttttattggttttccactttagcctgttaataacacttagatgcacgtttttaaccaaaggactcgggtagtgagtcaaatttccggttcaccataactgttcaggggtaaccagggcgttacactatgtCTCAGTGGCTATAGAATATTTAACTCTCCCCTCTCGGATCTtgaattaaaatcaataaatgggTAGTAAATTGTAAGCATTACACACAAACCAATAGAGATTAagaatagaagaagaagattaaaaTTACACTTAATAGAAAATTAACAagatccaagtgactacattaaaccctagagaaAAATGTTTAGTTCATGGAAAACAAAGCTAACACTATAAAAATAAATGTTATCATCTTTAACATCCAAAACttgaaaagaaattaaagaagaaaaatgtAGAAAATAAGCTTAGCTGTCAGGAAATCTctaaaatttgtaattaaaaactTGATTCCCCCTAATCACTAATGTTTTTAAAcctaaatagtattttttttctcttcaggGAGGTGCGTCGCGGCACTAGTCGTCTCATGCCGCGGCCCGTCTCTTCAAAATGCCCAGGAGGTTTGCGCCTCCATCTTCAAGTGTTGCAGCCCTTATGCGTCCATGTCGCGACCCGTGTGAGTGCCCAATTTTTCCTTTGCTTTCTGCCACTCATCATGTCGCGACCTTAAAGGTCATGTCGCGACATTAATTCACGCTAGATTTAAGTAGTTTTTGACTTTATTAGAGTCGCGACCCTTAAATCCTCATCAACTTCATCAAACAATTCTTCTAACTCCTCCTTGATGCCAATTTGActcgaacaaccaccaaaagctccatttttccaccatttcttctTATTTTCGTGTTTTGCTCATGATTCAtagcaccaacctacaacaaagacaatgtaacaccctggataaccaagactattacactgtgtgattaAAATAGTGcttgacttgctaatcaagtcatttaaatgaaaatgttatcctaaagtcataaacaagttaggtttaaaagattttggtcataaacatataattttaattaaaacaaatatttagtacatcgaatcccaaaaatagggtttaaaggacagatttacaaaattcccaaaagctatatacaatcaaggccactctaatggaaaaatacacattttagggtTTCGTCCCTACcaaaaccctcgaccgtggcggacgagtagctgacaatgtacacctcgcccccagggcactccaactcatggttgaaccatcttacccttgcctttacctgcaccacatagcacccatgagccaaggcccaaaaagaaaaccataacataatAACATATTCAATAACAAGAATCAAATAATTCATAAgacattaaccagatattcaatAGGCCATAACAGGCACAAAAAAATTAGTGAGAATAATCAAGAAGTTATCGGTATATCATCCAGGTATTCAACAAACCAtaagcatcagattaacaacagtaaacgcattcataatcaacagtttatcaaaATCATCATTCAATACCCcaggtcaacgcccttaggtcgcaccctcaatttaacccactgtctccggctcgcttaggccgagcccagtgtttaacccactgactctggctcacttaggccgagctcagtgactatttagctaacctCACTCTtaatggccgagccgcgtcctgcgtgcaaatatcagtcccgacactcttaggtcgtttatttcatgctcacatggcatattatCATCATAcaacatttttattaaattataaggaatctcagtcccaacacaaccacgcaaagggtgcaattttcttaccttgaattccgagcaGAGATAATaaagcggtcccgagcacgatcctcggTCCTAAACCTTGGCGAACACCTaatcacaatccataaatggtacttcgatgagtttaaattccaaagaacaatcccaggaccaatcctgcactctcgagacctctaattccaccaaacggggtggtgaaatcgtcccccaaGCACCTGAGAAAAACCCTAAAAATTACccaaaaaatcaagttttgaaaGCTGAGTAGCCTAAATCgcagcctagcgttgtagcgttcccaacctagcgctacatcgCTGACACCAGAATTgtgaaattctgggttttctcttcgaatttccccgagccaaagctccaaaaatccatccCTCAAGGCCTCCATACCCAGAATTTTCTACCAACAAAACTGATCAACCTCAATCAAACCAACTAGAATTCTAAGGCTTTTGATTACTTAATCAAACTTAAAACCAAAGCTATATTACTAAGGCTAATAATCCAAACTCAACAGCTATTCTCTACCCAAAAACCAATCAAACTCATCTCTGGaactcaaagctcaagaacactaaaatcAAGCAAATCAAACATAACCAGCAATAGAATTTGAGCTTACCTCATGCTAATTATGACCCCTAAATTGAATCTCAGTCCATCCCTGCTCCAGACTTTAATTTTCCTAAGCCTTAAGCCACTAATTTCCCCATTAGCTTCCTCAAGGACTCCTCTAGCCTCAACTCTCAGCTTTGCTTCCCAAGATTTTAATCCTTAGTCATCCTTGACCTCTCCAAGCTTTAAACCCAAGTTCATTAGCTCCTTAGTCCTTCAATTTCTTCAAGAAATTCCAGCTTTGGCCTAATTCCCTGCCTTTTTCTCCCTTATCCTCAAAGcataaatcagagagagagagagagagagcattcgtgagatagagagagaagagagagccAAAGTTGTTTCTAAAATGTTCTTCCTTTATCCCAAAGAATTCTGAGCATATCCCTCTTAAGAAAGTGAAAAAGGTGTGAATGAATAAACTAACTCTCATTAGAATAAATATACTGTACAATTAGTATATATAGCTGATTACAGAAATAAACTAATCTCTAACATAATAACTAATCTAACAATTGTACAAACAAAATACTAACAGTCTCAATCAACATAACAGACTTAGGCTCTAATACTCCCCCTCAAACTGAGAAGAAAGTACTCGAAGTTTGTCTCTGAGAAGAAAAAAACGAGAGGGTGACAAAGCTTTGGTCAATATATCAGTGACTTGGTCATGAGCTGGAGTGTGCTTGACAACAATAGACTTGTTCAGCACCTTTTCACACACAAAATAGAGGTCTAGTTCGATGTGCTTAGTCCTAGCATGAAGTACAGGGTTTGCAGACATCAAAACTGTACTTAAGTTATCACACCATATTGTAGGAGCCCTTGGAAGATGAAGATGCAACTCAAACAACAAAGACTGAACCCAAGTAACCTTGGTAGTGACATGAGCAAGGCTCCTATATTCAGCTTCTGTGCTAGACCTTGAGATTGTGCTTTGTTTCTTTGAGGACCAAGAAACAAGGTTGGGACCAAGATAAACACATAGACCAGACGTGGACCTCCTGTCATCAGGATCTGATGCCCAATCAACATCACAAAATGCAGTCAAAGAGAGCTTGGAACACGTCTGTAAGTGAAGGCCAAAATCAAGAGTCCCTTTAAGATAGCGGAGAATCCATTTCACTATTTTCCAATGAGATGCAAGAGGAATATGCATGAACTGAGATACACGGTTGACAGCATAAGAAATTTCTGGTCTAGTGATTGTTTCATATTGTAAGGCACCAACTAGGCTGCGATAATGATGAGGACCTTGAATAGGATCACTCCCAAAAGATGAAAGTTTCTCACCCCCTGTCATAGGTGTGCCAAGACTATTAGCATATTGGAGTTTAGCCTTGGTTAAGACATCAGTAATATACTTCTTTTGGCATAAATGAAGCCCATTCGAAGTGTGTTCTACTTGGATGCCAAGAAAATAATTAAGCTCCCCTAAATCTTTTAAAGCAAAAGCCTTGTGAAGATCTGAAATAAGTATTTGTATTGCAGTTGTAGAAgtccctgtaattaaaatgtcaTCTACATATAATAAGATATGTGTAGTGTGAAGATTAGTTTGTCTAATAAACAAGGAGTTATCAGCTTTAGAACAAATGAAACCGCATGCAAAAAGGGCAGACTTAAGTTTGTCAAACCTAGCCCTTGGAGCTTTTCTTAAACCATACAAAGCCTTATTAAGTTTACAAACCAAACTAGTAGCATTAGGATCTTCAAATCCTGGTGGTTGAGTCATGTACA
The genomic region above belongs to Humulus lupulus chromosome 1, drHumLupu1.1, whole genome shotgun sequence and contains:
- the LOC133778698 gene encoding uncharacterized mitochondrial protein AtMg00810-like, whose protein sequence is MTQPPGFEDPNATSLVCKLNKALYGLRKAPRARFDKLKSALFACGFICSKADNSLFIRQTNLHTTHILLYVDDILITGTSTTAIQILISDLHKAFALKDLGELNYFLGIQVEHTSNGLHLCQKKYITDVLTKAKLQYANSLGTPMTGGEKLSSFGSDPIQGPHHYRSLVGALQYETITRPEISYAVNRVSQFMHIPLASHWKIVKWILRYLKGTLDFGLHLQTCSKLSLTAFCDVDWASDPDDRRSTSGLCVYLGPNLVSWSSKKQSTISRSSTEAEYRSLAHVTTKVTWVQSLLFELHLHLPRAPTIWCDNLSTVLMSANPVLHARTKHIELDLYFVCEKVLNKSIVVKHTPAHDQVTDILTKALSPSRFFLLRDKLRVLSSQFEGEY